A single region of the Planctomycetia bacterium genome encodes:
- a CDS encoding DUF1501 domain-containing protein, translated as MLKILGKPQNGFCDRVSRRAFLQIGGLALGGFSLPQILRAESIAGTGRTSKSKGIIMIFLPGGPPHQDFFDLKMDAP; from the coding sequence ATGTTGAAGATCCTCGGCAAGCCGCAGAATGGTTTTTGCGATAGGGTATCGCGGCGAGCATTCCTGCAAATCGGCGGATTGGCGCTCGGTGGTTTCTCCCTACCGCAAATCCTGCGGGCCGAGTCGATCGCGGGCACGGGCCGCACGTCGAAGTCGAAGGGGATCATCATGATCTTCCTGCCCGGCGGCCCGCCGCATCAGGACTTCTTCGATCTCAAGATGGACGCCCC